From a single Portunus trituberculatus isolate SZX2019 chromosome 15, ASM1759143v1, whole genome shotgun sequence genomic region:
- the LOC123503984 gene encoding uncharacterized protein LOC123503984 isoform X1, with amino-acid sequence MPCLKRKGEPTSPTEKEEGRGVPEEEPEQVARGRSRAMHLFCGLLATLAERMACGKYKRKRQGREGTALDRTSQNGLVVRMLGDVKGSTTVETSLTASVGPSRSTDAWDTSEDASKTDSKPTTTLIMNYSLGEMSLDETEQRLPGGVGRYPYFRFMTLHRRRRRKNPTRHLEKKHQVLLDDLYNGLTQNILSQVGVWCFNAFTLNSVCGGRPVSVLCVYLLHKYGLIHHFKFDTVTVWKCFSLIEDGYHASNPYHNAIHAADVTQAMHCYLQEKKIYQHLTPLEKLAALVAAVCHDLDHPGVNQPFLIATDNHLAALYKNFSVLENHHWRCAMGCLWESGLLDSWAADDVASLQDMLRSLILATDITRQQEFLTRFKLYLDRGTFDMKEPEHRHFSLQIALKCADICNPCRPWEVSKQWSYKICDEFYRQGDYERQLNLPVTLLCDSKKMSVARIQTDFIKYVVAPLFDVWDRWLKTTLSNSMVANLNENLKKWEERLPKKILEEGTCQSPVPSESPENPVESTQEDLDEADGGTSPSSSGDSHQSVLGSLENVSRSLQLGRRHSVPLNMPRFLPRTIIRRESLPENGNDHVVIETVTMAGMSLTSLSSQPTEVNSTLTPDALLPEPSVTAMGGVGIGVPRLATRFVRRKSLPPLWLKQTRTRTSHVLQPLSPTPSEDVPSQQATQENSPQDSDNKKRLVAVGSGGSVSSGGNNGSGCSGTGGCDQRESSVDTVDPTEQMHHPVSSDKLTSTQDIGVHNRKNVSNHQGAATFLHSDILDNYPYRPFIGRGLVRRASLDSTSINSKREILDRLVHEGNKFPCVDRTNSELDKENLVPRETPTYQEQQHPIHAWKTRAWRSLNYDDENTCDPREKLMKPGIYRLNHSQGSLHAHGRRGSAPLLRPDELLGGLRGGAERPDYHYLSLRRGSAPSQANQKGCDTEVGSEVAGHQTPLTSTENLPIGEYVSGHSRLRGRRRGSIPFDHPGLCQPGSGGGGSLGVSGGGCGAAGFPSVLPHYYQEYHRGSGGLELLTGLWRSHLDPESSMFSDGDLCSQSSGGLTPSTPGATLPSHHTLPHTLHRRGSLPIDLFHSVCGITRGHSHFTAQAQRFRLSPIILPASSANPHSHFTFTSCL; translated from the exons GTGATGTGAAAGGCAGCACCACCGTGGAAACGTCCCTCACGGCGAGCGTCGGACCCTCACGATCGACTGATGCCTGGGACACATCCGAGGACGCCTCCAAGACCGACTCCAAACCAACGACCACGCTTATCATGAACTACAGCCTCGGGGAGATGAGCCTGGATGAGACGGAGCAGCGGCTACCGGGAGGCGTCGGGCGTTATCCTTACTTCAGGTTTATGACccttcaccgccgccgccgccgaaaGAACCCCACGCGCCATCTTGAAAAAAAGCATCAGGTGCTCCTCGACGACCTATACAACGGCCTCACTCAG AACATATTGTCTCAAGTGGGAGTGTGGTGCTTCAACGCCTTCACCCTGAACAGCGTGTGTGGGGGAAGGCCGGTGTCCGTTCTGTGTGTCTACCTCCTGCATAAATATGGATTGATACACCATTTCAAGTTCGACACCGTGACAGTGTGGAAATGCTTTA GTCTGATTGAAGATGGGTACCATGCTTCAAATCCTTACCACAATGCCATTCATGCTGCAGATGTCACACAGGCAATGCATTGTTACTTGCAGGAAAAAAAG ATCTACCAACACTTGACTCCACTGGAGAAGCTGGCTGCTCTTGTTGCTGCTGTCTGCCACGACCTGGACCACCCAGGGGTCAACCAACCATTCCTCATCGCCACGGACAACCATCTGGCAGCATTATATAAA AATTTCAGCGTACTTGAGAATCATCATTGGAGATGTGCCATGGGGTGTCTGTGGGAGTCAGGTCTGCTGGATTCTTGGGCAGCAGATGATGTGGCTTCCCTCCAGGACATGCTGAGGTCCCTCATTTTAGCCACTGACATCACACGTCAGCAGGAGTTTCTTACAAGGTTTAAA CTATACCTGGACCGTGGAACTTTTGACATGAAGGAACCTGAGCAtcgtcacttttctctccaaatTGCCTTGAAGTGTGCTGATATTTGCAACCCATGTCGGCCATGGGAGGTGTCAAAGCAGTGGTCATACAAG ATATGTGATGAGTTTTATCGTCAAGGAGACTATGAACGACAGCTGAACCTCCCTGTAACCCTGCTGTGTGATAGCAAGAAGATGTCTGTGGCCAGAATTCAAACAg aCTTCATCAAATATGTGGTAGCTCCACTTTTTGATGTTTGGGACCGGTGGCTGAAAACAACTTTGTCGAATTCCATGGTTGCCAACTTGAATGAAAATttgaagaaatgggaagagaggTTGCCTAAAAAGATTCTTGAGGAAGGCACCTGTCAGTCACCTGTTCCTTCAGAGTCTCCGGAGAACCCCGTGGAAAGTACTCAAGAAGATCTTGATGAGGCTGATGGTGGAACATCACCCAGCAGTAGTGGGGATAGTCATCAGTCTGTGCTTGGCTCTCTAGAAAATGTATCTCGTTCACTTCAGCTTGGCAGGAGACATTCAGTTCCTCTTAATATGCCACGCTTTCTTCCACGCACAATCATAAGGAGGGAGAGTCTACCTGAAAATGGAAATGACCATGTTGTGATAGAGACTGTGACAATGGCAGGAATGTCTTTAACATCACTATCTTCTCAGCCTACTGAAGTTAACTCTACATTGACTCCTGATGCCCTTCTGCCTGAGCCTTCTGTCACTGCCATGGGTGGTGTGGGCATTGGAGTGCCACGTCTAGCTACCCGATTTGTTCGAAGAaagtcccttcctcccctttggCTCAAACAGACAAGGACTAGAACCTCACACGTGCTGCAACCCTTGTCACCCACACCAAGTGAAGATGTTCCATCTCAACAAGCAACTCAGGAAAACTCTCCACAAGATagtgataataagaaaagactGGTGgcagtaggtagtggtggttctGTTTCCTCTGGTGGAAataatggtagtggttgtagtggaacTGGAGGTTGTGATCAACGTGAAAGTAGTGTTGACACTGTTGACCCAACAGAACAAATGCACCATCCCGTGAGTAGTGATAAGTTGACGTCAACTCAAGACATTGGTGTTCACAATAGGAAAAATGTTTCTAATCATCAAGGTGCTGCAACATTCCTTCATTCTGACATTTTGGATAATTATCCCTACAGACCTTTCATTGGAAGGGGCTTAGTGCGGCGTGCTTCTTTAGACAGTACAAGTATTAATAGTAAGCGAGAAATCTTGGATCGCTTGGTGCACGAAGGCAATAAATTTCCTTGTGTGGACCGAACTAATAGTGAATTAGATAAAGAGAATCTAGTGCCAAGAGAAACACCAACATACCAAGAACAGCAACACCCAATACATGCCTGGAAAACACGTGCTTGGCGGAGTCTTAactatgatgatgaaaatacgtGTGACCCACGTGAAAAACTGATGAAACCAGGTATATACAGGCTCAATCATTCTCAG GGAAGTCTACATGCACATGGGCGCCGAGGGTCAGCACCACTGCTGCGGCCGGATGAGCTGTTGGGTGGTCTACGAGGGGGAGCCGAGAGGCCTGAttatcactatctctctctgcGTAGAGGGTCAGCACCATCACAAGCCAATCAAAAAG GCTGTGATACTGAGGTGGGTTCTGAGGTAGCTGGTCACCAAACTCCTCTCACATCAACAGAAAATCTACCCATTGGGGAGTATGTCAGTGGACATTCTAGACTCAGGGGGCGGCGTCGAGGTTCAATACCTTTTGATCATCCTGG ATTATGCCAGCCTGGGTCGGGTGGGGGAGGTAGTTTGGGAGTTTCTGGTGGAGGCTGTGGGGCAGCTGGCTTTCCCTCAGTCTTACCACATTATTACCAAGAGTACCACAGGGGATCAGGAGGCCTGGAATTGCTCACTGGATTATGGAG ATCACATTTGGATCCAGAGAGTTCAATGTTCAGTGATGGTGACCTGTGTTCTCAATCATCCGGTGGCTTGACCCCCAGCACCCCTGGAGCAACACTTCCGTCACACCACACCTTGCCCCACACCCTCCACAGGCGTGGCTCACTGCCAATTGACCTCTTCCACTCAG TGTGTGGGATTACGAGGGGACATAGCCACTTCACTGCTCAGGCTCAGCGCTTCCGCCTCAGTCCAATAATTCTGCCAGCCTCCAGTGCCAACCCACATTCTCATTTTACTTTCACATCCTGTCTGTGA
- the LOC123503984 gene encoding uncharacterized protein LOC123503984 isoform X5 → MLGDVKGSTTVETSLTASVGPSRSTDAWDTSEDASKTDSKPTTTLIMNYSLGEMSLDETEQRLPGGVGRYPYFRFMTLHRRRRRKNPTRHLEKKHQVLLDDLYNGLTQNILSQVGVWCFNAFTLNSVCGGRPVSVLCVYLLHKYGLIHHFKFDTVTVWKCFSLIEDGYHASNPYHNAIHAADVTQAMHCYLQEKKIYQHLTPLEKLAALVAAVCHDLDHPGVNQPFLIATDNHLAALYKNFSVLENHHWRCAMGCLWESGLLDSWAADDVASLQDMLRSLILATDITRQQEFLTRFKLYLDRGTFDMKEPEHRHFSLQIALKCADICNPCRPWEVSKQWSYKICDEFYRQGDYERQLNLPVTLLCDSKKMSVARIQTDFIKYVVAPLFDVWDRWLKTTLSNSMVANLNENLKKWEERLPKKILEEGTCQSPVPSESPENPVESTQEDLDEADGGTSPSSSGDSHQSVLGSLENVSRSLQLGRRHSVPLNMPRFLPRTIIRRESLPENGNDHVVIETVTMAGMSLTSLSSQPTEVNSTLTPDALLPEPSVTAMGGVGIGVPRLATRFVRRKSLPPLWLKQTRTRTSHVLQPLSPTPSEDVPSQQATQENSPQDSDNKKRLVAVGSGGSVSSGGNNGSGCSGTGGCDQRESSVDTVDPTEQMHHPVSSDKLTSTQDIGVHNRKNVSNHQGAATFLHSDILDNYPYRPFIGRGLVRRASLDSTSINSKREILDRLVHEGNKFPCVDRTNSELDKENLVPRETPTYQEQQHPIHAWKTRAWRSLNYDDENTCDPREKLMKPGIYRLNHSQGSLHAHGRRGSAPLLRPDELLGGLRGGAERPDYHYLSLRRGSAPSQANQKGCDTEVGSEVAGHQTPLTSTENLPIGEYVSGHSRLRGRRRGSIPFDHPGLCQPGSGGGGSLGVSGGGCGAAGFPSVLPHYYQEYHRGSGGLELLTGLWRSHLDPESSMFSDGDLCSQSSGGLTPSTPGATLPSHHTLPHTLHRRGSLPIDLFHSVCGITRGHSHFTAQAQRFRLSPIILPASSANPHSHFTFTSCL, encoded by the exons GTGATGTGAAAGGCAGCACCACCGTGGAAACGTCCCTCACGGCGAGCGTCGGACCCTCACGATCGACTGATGCCTGGGACACATCCGAGGACGCCTCCAAGACCGACTCCAAACCAACGACCACGCTTATCATGAACTACAGCCTCGGGGAGATGAGCCTGGATGAGACGGAGCAGCGGCTACCGGGAGGCGTCGGGCGTTATCCTTACTTCAGGTTTATGACccttcaccgccgccgccgccgaaaGAACCCCACGCGCCATCTTGAAAAAAAGCATCAGGTGCTCCTCGACGACCTATACAACGGCCTCACTCAG AACATATTGTCTCAAGTGGGAGTGTGGTGCTTCAACGCCTTCACCCTGAACAGCGTGTGTGGGGGAAGGCCGGTGTCCGTTCTGTGTGTCTACCTCCTGCATAAATATGGATTGATACACCATTTCAAGTTCGACACCGTGACAGTGTGGAAATGCTTTA GTCTGATTGAAGATGGGTACCATGCTTCAAATCCTTACCACAATGCCATTCATGCTGCAGATGTCACACAGGCAATGCATTGTTACTTGCAGGAAAAAAAG ATCTACCAACACTTGACTCCACTGGAGAAGCTGGCTGCTCTTGTTGCTGCTGTCTGCCACGACCTGGACCACCCAGGGGTCAACCAACCATTCCTCATCGCCACGGACAACCATCTGGCAGCATTATATAAA AATTTCAGCGTACTTGAGAATCATCATTGGAGATGTGCCATGGGGTGTCTGTGGGAGTCAGGTCTGCTGGATTCTTGGGCAGCAGATGATGTGGCTTCCCTCCAGGACATGCTGAGGTCCCTCATTTTAGCCACTGACATCACACGTCAGCAGGAGTTTCTTACAAGGTTTAAA CTATACCTGGACCGTGGAACTTTTGACATGAAGGAACCTGAGCAtcgtcacttttctctccaaatTGCCTTGAAGTGTGCTGATATTTGCAACCCATGTCGGCCATGGGAGGTGTCAAAGCAGTGGTCATACAAG ATATGTGATGAGTTTTATCGTCAAGGAGACTATGAACGACAGCTGAACCTCCCTGTAACCCTGCTGTGTGATAGCAAGAAGATGTCTGTGGCCAGAATTCAAACAg aCTTCATCAAATATGTGGTAGCTCCACTTTTTGATGTTTGGGACCGGTGGCTGAAAACAACTTTGTCGAATTCCATGGTTGCCAACTTGAATGAAAATttgaagaaatgggaagagaggTTGCCTAAAAAGATTCTTGAGGAAGGCACCTGTCAGTCACCTGTTCCTTCAGAGTCTCCGGAGAACCCCGTGGAAAGTACTCAAGAAGATCTTGATGAGGCTGATGGTGGAACATCACCCAGCAGTAGTGGGGATAGTCATCAGTCTGTGCTTGGCTCTCTAGAAAATGTATCTCGTTCACTTCAGCTTGGCAGGAGACATTCAGTTCCTCTTAATATGCCACGCTTTCTTCCACGCACAATCATAAGGAGGGAGAGTCTACCTGAAAATGGAAATGACCATGTTGTGATAGAGACTGTGACAATGGCAGGAATGTCTTTAACATCACTATCTTCTCAGCCTACTGAAGTTAACTCTACATTGACTCCTGATGCCCTTCTGCCTGAGCCTTCTGTCACTGCCATGGGTGGTGTGGGCATTGGAGTGCCACGTCTAGCTACCCGATTTGTTCGAAGAaagtcccttcctcccctttggCTCAAACAGACAAGGACTAGAACCTCACACGTGCTGCAACCCTTGTCACCCACACCAAGTGAAGATGTTCCATCTCAACAAGCAACTCAGGAAAACTCTCCACAAGATagtgataataagaaaagactGGTGgcagtaggtagtggtggttctGTTTCCTCTGGTGGAAataatggtagtggttgtagtggaacTGGAGGTTGTGATCAACGTGAAAGTAGTGTTGACACTGTTGACCCAACAGAACAAATGCACCATCCCGTGAGTAGTGATAAGTTGACGTCAACTCAAGACATTGGTGTTCACAATAGGAAAAATGTTTCTAATCATCAAGGTGCTGCAACATTCCTTCATTCTGACATTTTGGATAATTATCCCTACAGACCTTTCATTGGAAGGGGCTTAGTGCGGCGTGCTTCTTTAGACAGTACAAGTATTAATAGTAAGCGAGAAATCTTGGATCGCTTGGTGCACGAAGGCAATAAATTTCCTTGTGTGGACCGAACTAATAGTGAATTAGATAAAGAGAATCTAGTGCCAAGAGAAACACCAACATACCAAGAACAGCAACACCCAATACATGCCTGGAAAACACGTGCTTGGCGGAGTCTTAactatgatgatgaaaatacgtGTGACCCACGTGAAAAACTGATGAAACCAGGTATATACAGGCTCAATCATTCTCAG GGAAGTCTACATGCACATGGGCGCCGAGGGTCAGCACCACTGCTGCGGCCGGATGAGCTGTTGGGTGGTCTACGAGGGGGAGCCGAGAGGCCTGAttatcactatctctctctgcGTAGAGGGTCAGCACCATCACAAGCCAATCAAAAAG GCTGTGATACTGAGGTGGGTTCTGAGGTAGCTGGTCACCAAACTCCTCTCACATCAACAGAAAATCTACCCATTGGGGAGTATGTCAGTGGACATTCTAGACTCAGGGGGCGGCGTCGAGGTTCAATACCTTTTGATCATCCTGG ATTATGCCAGCCTGGGTCGGGTGGGGGAGGTAGTTTGGGAGTTTCTGGTGGAGGCTGTGGGGCAGCTGGCTTTCCCTCAGTCTTACCACATTATTACCAAGAGTACCACAGGGGATCAGGAGGCCTGGAATTGCTCACTGGATTATGGAG ATCACATTTGGATCCAGAGAGTTCAATGTTCAGTGATGGTGACCTGTGTTCTCAATCATCCGGTGGCTTGACCCCCAGCACCCCTGGAGCAACACTTCCGTCACACCACACCTTGCCCCACACCCTCCACAGGCGTGGCTCACTGCCAATTGACCTCTTCCACTCAG TGTGTGGGATTACGAGGGGACATAGCCACTTCACTGCTCAGGCTCAGCGCTTCCGCCTCAGTCCAATAATTCTGCCAGCCTCCAGTGCCAACCCACATTCTCATTTTACTTTCACATCCTGTCTGTGA
- the LOC123503984 gene encoding uncharacterized protein LOC123503984 isoform X3 encodes MFPYSTCMCFKSRDKKNRGWRCFLPSDTQGREGTALDRTSQNGLVVRMLGDVKGSTTVETSLTASVGPSRSTDAWDTSEDASKTDSKPTTTLIMNYSLGEMSLDETEQRLPGGVGRYPYFRFMTLHRRRRRKNPTRHLEKKHQVLLDDLYNGLTQNILSQVGVWCFNAFTLNSVCGGRPVSVLCVYLLHKYGLIHHFKFDTVTVWKCFSLIEDGYHASNPYHNAIHAADVTQAMHCYLQEKKIYQHLTPLEKLAALVAAVCHDLDHPGVNQPFLIATDNHLAALYKNFSVLENHHWRCAMGCLWESGLLDSWAADDVASLQDMLRSLILATDITRQQEFLTRFKLYLDRGTFDMKEPEHRHFSLQIALKCADICNPCRPWEVSKQWSYKICDEFYRQGDYERQLNLPVTLLCDSKKMSVARIQTDFIKYVVAPLFDVWDRWLKTTLSNSMVANLNENLKKWEERLPKKILEEGTCQSPVPSESPENPVESTQEDLDEADGGTSPSSSGDSHQSVLGSLENVSRSLQLGRRHSVPLNMPRFLPRTIIRRESLPENGNDHVVIETVTMAGMSLTSLSSQPTEVNSTLTPDALLPEPSVTAMGGVGIGVPRLATRFVRRKSLPPLWLKQTRTRTSHVLQPLSPTPSEDVPSQQATQENSPQDSDNKKRLVAVGSGGSVSSGGNNGSGCSGTGGCDQRESSVDTVDPTEQMHHPVSSDKLTSTQDIGVHNRKNVSNHQGAATFLHSDILDNYPYRPFIGRGLVRRASLDSTSINSKREILDRLVHEGNKFPCVDRTNSELDKENLVPRETPTYQEQQHPIHAWKTRAWRSLNYDDENTCDPREKLMKPGIYRLNHSQGSLHAHGRRGSAPLLRPDELLGGLRGGAERPDYHYLSLRRGSAPSQANQKGCDTEVGSEVAGHQTPLTSTENLPIGEYVSGHSRLRGRRRGSIPFDHPGLCQPGSGGGGSLGVSGGGCGAAGFPSVLPHYYQEYHRGSGGLELLTGLWRSHLDPESSMFSDGDLCSQSSGGLTPSTPGATLPSHHTLPHTLHRRGSLPIDLFHSVCGITRGHSHFTAQAQRFRLSPIILPASSANPHSHFTFTSCL; translated from the exons GTGATGTGAAAGGCAGCACCACCGTGGAAACGTCCCTCACGGCGAGCGTCGGACCCTCACGATCGACTGATGCCTGGGACACATCCGAGGACGCCTCCAAGACCGACTCCAAACCAACGACCACGCTTATCATGAACTACAGCCTCGGGGAGATGAGCCTGGATGAGACGGAGCAGCGGCTACCGGGAGGCGTCGGGCGTTATCCTTACTTCAGGTTTATGACccttcaccgccgccgccgccgaaaGAACCCCACGCGCCATCTTGAAAAAAAGCATCAGGTGCTCCTCGACGACCTATACAACGGCCTCACTCAG AACATATTGTCTCAAGTGGGAGTGTGGTGCTTCAACGCCTTCACCCTGAACAGCGTGTGTGGGGGAAGGCCGGTGTCCGTTCTGTGTGTCTACCTCCTGCATAAATATGGATTGATACACCATTTCAAGTTCGACACCGTGACAGTGTGGAAATGCTTTA GTCTGATTGAAGATGGGTACCATGCTTCAAATCCTTACCACAATGCCATTCATGCTGCAGATGTCACACAGGCAATGCATTGTTACTTGCAGGAAAAAAAG ATCTACCAACACTTGACTCCACTGGAGAAGCTGGCTGCTCTTGTTGCTGCTGTCTGCCACGACCTGGACCACCCAGGGGTCAACCAACCATTCCTCATCGCCACGGACAACCATCTGGCAGCATTATATAAA AATTTCAGCGTACTTGAGAATCATCATTGGAGATGTGCCATGGGGTGTCTGTGGGAGTCAGGTCTGCTGGATTCTTGGGCAGCAGATGATGTGGCTTCCCTCCAGGACATGCTGAGGTCCCTCATTTTAGCCACTGACATCACACGTCAGCAGGAGTTTCTTACAAGGTTTAAA CTATACCTGGACCGTGGAACTTTTGACATGAAGGAACCTGAGCAtcgtcacttttctctccaaatTGCCTTGAAGTGTGCTGATATTTGCAACCCATGTCGGCCATGGGAGGTGTCAAAGCAGTGGTCATACAAG ATATGTGATGAGTTTTATCGTCAAGGAGACTATGAACGACAGCTGAACCTCCCTGTAACCCTGCTGTGTGATAGCAAGAAGATGTCTGTGGCCAGAATTCAAACAg aCTTCATCAAATATGTGGTAGCTCCACTTTTTGATGTTTGGGACCGGTGGCTGAAAACAACTTTGTCGAATTCCATGGTTGCCAACTTGAATGAAAATttgaagaaatgggaagagaggTTGCCTAAAAAGATTCTTGAGGAAGGCACCTGTCAGTCACCTGTTCCTTCAGAGTCTCCGGAGAACCCCGTGGAAAGTACTCAAGAAGATCTTGATGAGGCTGATGGTGGAACATCACCCAGCAGTAGTGGGGATAGTCATCAGTCTGTGCTTGGCTCTCTAGAAAATGTATCTCGTTCACTTCAGCTTGGCAGGAGACATTCAGTTCCTCTTAATATGCCACGCTTTCTTCCACGCACAATCATAAGGAGGGAGAGTCTACCTGAAAATGGAAATGACCATGTTGTGATAGAGACTGTGACAATGGCAGGAATGTCTTTAACATCACTATCTTCTCAGCCTACTGAAGTTAACTCTACATTGACTCCTGATGCCCTTCTGCCTGAGCCTTCTGTCACTGCCATGGGTGGTGTGGGCATTGGAGTGCCACGTCTAGCTACCCGATTTGTTCGAAGAaagtcccttcctcccctttggCTCAAACAGACAAGGACTAGAACCTCACACGTGCTGCAACCCTTGTCACCCACACCAAGTGAAGATGTTCCATCTCAACAAGCAACTCAGGAAAACTCTCCACAAGATagtgataataagaaaagactGGTGgcagtaggtagtggtggttctGTTTCCTCTGGTGGAAataatggtagtggttgtagtggaacTGGAGGTTGTGATCAACGTGAAAGTAGTGTTGACACTGTTGACCCAACAGAACAAATGCACCATCCCGTGAGTAGTGATAAGTTGACGTCAACTCAAGACATTGGTGTTCACAATAGGAAAAATGTTTCTAATCATCAAGGTGCTGCAACATTCCTTCATTCTGACATTTTGGATAATTATCCCTACAGACCTTTCATTGGAAGGGGCTTAGTGCGGCGTGCTTCTTTAGACAGTACAAGTATTAATAGTAAGCGAGAAATCTTGGATCGCTTGGTGCACGAAGGCAATAAATTTCCTTGTGTGGACCGAACTAATAGTGAATTAGATAAAGAGAATCTAGTGCCAAGAGAAACACCAACATACCAAGAACAGCAACACCCAATACATGCCTGGAAAACACGTGCTTGGCGGAGTCTTAactatgatgatgaaaatacgtGTGACCCACGTGAAAAACTGATGAAACCAGGTATATACAGGCTCAATCATTCTCAG GGAAGTCTACATGCACATGGGCGCCGAGGGTCAGCACCACTGCTGCGGCCGGATGAGCTGTTGGGTGGTCTACGAGGGGGAGCCGAGAGGCCTGAttatcactatctctctctgcGTAGAGGGTCAGCACCATCACAAGCCAATCAAAAAG GCTGTGATACTGAGGTGGGTTCTGAGGTAGCTGGTCACCAAACTCCTCTCACATCAACAGAAAATCTACCCATTGGGGAGTATGTCAGTGGACATTCTAGACTCAGGGGGCGGCGTCGAGGTTCAATACCTTTTGATCATCCTGG ATTATGCCAGCCTGGGTCGGGTGGGGGAGGTAGTTTGGGAGTTTCTGGTGGAGGCTGTGGGGCAGCTGGCTTTCCCTCAGTCTTACCACATTATTACCAAGAGTACCACAGGGGATCAGGAGGCCTGGAATTGCTCACTGGATTATGGAG ATCACATTTGGATCCAGAGAGTTCAATGTTCAGTGATGGTGACCTGTGTTCTCAATCATCCGGTGGCTTGACCCCCAGCACCCCTGGAGCAACACTTCCGTCACACCACACCTTGCCCCACACCCTCCACAGGCGTGGCTCACTGCCAATTGACCTCTTCCACTCAG TGTGTGGGATTACGAGGGGACATAGCCACTTCACTGCTCAGGCTCAGCGCTTCCGCCTCAGTCCAATAATTCTGCCAGCCTCCAGTGCCAACCCACATTCTCATTTTACTTTCACATCCTGTCTGTGA